A stretch of the Vigna radiata var. radiata cultivar VC1973A chromosome 7, Vradiata_ver6, whole genome shotgun sequence genome encodes the following:
- the LOC106769276 gene encoding probable inactive leucine-rich repeat receptor-like protein kinase At3g03770 isoform X2, with protein MFQGGTMRQFCYLYLVVLSWFFFIPNTYGLQVAQTQALLQLRVHLEYPSSLQIWEYYQGDLCTLSPSANLSIKCEDDEVTELKITGEKSLKPPRFNGYAVPNHTLSMNFSIDSFFITLTELTTLRVLSLVSLGIWGPLPDKIHSFTLLQVLDLSSNFLFGAIPPKISTMVTLHTLTLDDNYFNTTMPDSFDSLSNLNILSMKSNGLKGSFPSSLGKIKTLEVISLSHNELSGDLPGLSSLTGLHVLDLRENHLESELPLLPKSVVTVLLSNNSFSGEIPKQFQELDQLQHLDLSSNFLSKTPPSALFSLPEISYLNLASNVLSGTFPDKLNCGSKLGFVDISRNKLSGGLPSCLANTSDSRVVRYAGNCLSVDSQNQHRGSYCKESTSGWKSFKTWEVAVVMAIIVVLVLVLLVSSVFLWRKYHSRKTTGQHNSSIAVPSEILANARFISQTVKLGTQTIPTCRQFSIEELKEATKNFDLSTYIGQGSMGKMYKGKLENGSYVAIRSLALSKKCSIQTLRAKLDLLSKLHHPNLVSLLGHCIDGGGQDDFNSHKLHLVYEYVPNGNYHAHLSEFSVGKALKWSDRLAILIGVAKAVHFLHTGVIPGCFSNLLKTKNVLLDEYRFPKLSDYGMSIIIEEIEKFEAKGEKSKPCLRTKADDDVYNFGFILFESLVGPIACDRGETFFLNEKASFGSQDGRRKIVDPIVLTTCSQESLSIAISITTKCISPESSFRPSFEDVLWNLQYAAQVQATADSDHKSD; from the exons ATGTTCCAAGGTGGTACAATGAGACAGTTTTGCTACCTTTATCTTGTTGTTCTTTCATGGTTCTTTTTCATCCCAAACACTTATGGGTTACAAGTTGCTCAGACACAAGCATTATTGCAGCTAAGAGTTCATCTAGAGTATCCCTCTTCTTTACAGATATGGGAATATTACCAGGGGGACCTTTGTACGCTCTCTCCGTCTGCAAACCTGAGCATTAAATGTGAAGATGATGAGGTAACTGAGCTTAAAATTACGGGTGAGAAATCTTTGAAGCCACCACGGTTCAATGGATATGCAGTTCCTAATCACACTCTATCCATGAATTTCTCCATTGATTCCTTTTTCATCACTTTGACAGAGTTGACCACCTTAAGGGTTCTTAGCTTGGTGTCCTTGGGGATTTGGGGGCCACTTCCTGATAAGATTCACAGTTTCACTTTGCTTCAAGTTTTGGACTTGAGTTCCAATTTCTTATTTGGAGCCATTCCACCAAAAATATCCACAATGGTAACGCTTCACACACTGACCCTTGATGACAATTATTTTAACACCACTATGCCCGATTCCTTTGATTCTCTGTCCAATCTGAATATCTTGAGTATGAAGAGCAATGGCTTAAAGGGTTCATTCCCCTCCTCACTGGGAAAAATCAAGACACTTGAAGTTATTTCCTTGTCCCACAATGAGTTGTCTGGTGACCTGCCTGGTCTCAGTTCTCTCACTGGCCTACATGTTCTGGATTTGAGAGAAAACCATTTAGAATCTGAACTACCATTGTTGCCAAAATCTGTGGTCACTGTGCTGCTTAGCAATAACTCATTTTCAGGAGAGATACCTAAGCAGTTTCAAGAACTGGATCAGCTTCAACATCTTGAtctttcttcaaattttctcaGTAAGACACCCCCATCTGCCTTGTTTTCTCTGCCAGAAATAAGTTATTTGAATCTGGCAAGCAATGTGCTAAGTGGGACCTTCCCAGACAAACTTAACTGTGGTAGCAAACTTGGGTTTGTGGATATTTCTCGTAACAAGTTAAGTGGTGGACTTCCTTCTTGCTTGGCGAATACATCTGACAGTAGAGTTGTTAGATATGCTGGAAACTGTCTATCTGTTGACTCTCAGAACCAGCACAGAGGGTCTTATTGCAAAGAATCCACCTCTGGATGGAAAAGCTTCAAGACATGGGAAGTAGCTGTAGTAATGGCCATCATTGTTGTACTTGTTCTTGTGCTTTTGGTTTCTAGCGTCTTCTTATGGAGAAAGTACCATTCCAGAAAGACAACTGGGCAACATAACTCCTCAATAGCAGTTCCGTCAGAGATCCTTGCAAATGCCA GATTTATTTCTCAAACAGTGAAGCTAGGGACACAAACTATTCCAACCTGTCGGCAATTTTCAATAGAGGAGTTGAAGGAAGCCACAAAAAACTTTGATTTGTCGACATATATTGGTCAAGGCTCCATGGGGAAG ATGTACAAAGGTAAACTGGAGAATGGATCCTATGTGGCAATACGGTCTTTGGCTCTGTCAAAGAAATGCTCAATTCAAACTCTCAGAGCTAAATTGGATTTACTCTCAAAACTTCATCATCCAAATTTGGTTAGCCTTTTGGGTCATTGTATTGATGGTGGAGGACAAGATGATTTCAATTCCCATAAACTTCATCTTGTGTATGAGTATGTGCCAAATGGGAATTATCATGCCCATCTCTCAG AATTTTCTGTAGGGAAGGCACTTAAGTGGTCTGATAGATTGGCAATTTTGATTGGAGTTGCAAAGGCAGTGCATTTCTTACATACTGGTGTTATACCTGGCTGCTTTAGTAACCTACTGAAGACAAAAAATGTCTTGCTTGATGAATACCGTTTTCCGAAACTAAGTGACTATGGTATGTCCATCATCatagaagaaattgaaaagtttGAG GCAAAGGGCGAGAAATCAAAGCCATG CCTAAGGACAAAAGCAGATGatgatgtttataattttggatTCATCCTGTTCGAATCACTTGTTGGACCCATAGCATGCGACAGAGGTGAAACATTTTTCCTAAATGAAAAG GCATCGTTTGGGAGTCAAGATGGTAGAAGAAAGATTGTGGATCCTATAGTGTTGACCACTTGCTCTCAAGAGTCTTTATCAATTGCAATATCAATAACAACCAAATGCATTTCTCCAGAATCTTCATTTCGTCCCTCTTTTGAGGATGTCTTATGGAACTTACAGTATGCAGCTCAAGTCCAAGCCACAGCAGATTCAGACCACAAATCAGACTAA
- the LOC106769276 gene encoding probable inactive leucine-rich repeat receptor-like protein kinase At3g03770 isoform X1 produces MFQGGTMRQFCYLYLVVLSWFFFIPNTYGLQVAQTQALLQLRVHLEYPSSLQIWEYYQGDLCTLSPSANLSIKCEDDEVTELKITGEKSLKPPRFNGYAVPNHTLSMNFSIDSFFITLTELTTLRVLSLVSLGIWGPLPDKIHSFTLLQVLDLSSNFLFGAIPPKISTMVTLHTLTLDDNYFNTTMPDSFDSLSNLNILSMKSNGLKGSFPSSLGKIKTLEVISLSHNELSGDLPGLSSLTGLHVLDLRENHLESELPLLPKSVVTVLLSNNSFSGEIPKQFQELDQLQHLDLSSNFLSKTPPSALFSLPEISYLNLASNVLSGTFPDKLNCGSKLGFVDISRNKLSGGLPSCLANTSDSRVVRYAGNCLSVDSQNQHRGSYCKESTSGWKSFKTWEVAVVMAIIVVLVLVLLVSSVFLWRKYHSRKTTGQHNSSIAVPSEILANARFISQTVKLGTQTIPTCRQFSIEELKEATKNFDLSTYIGQGSMGKMYKGKLENGSYVAIRSLALSKKCSIQTLRAKLDLLSKLHHPNLVSLLGHCIDGGGQDDFNSHKLHLVYEYVPNGNYHAHLSEFSVGKALKWSDRLAILIGVAKAVHFLHTGVIPGCFSNLLKTKNVLLDEYRFPKLSDYGMSIIIEEIEKFEVCSWQSNVAFLPLFDIIMIDPQFTCCLFCVVQAKGEKSKPCLRTKADDDVYNFGFILFESLVGPIACDRGETFFLNEKASFGSQDGRRKIVDPIVLTTCSQESLSIAISITTKCISPESSFRPSFEDVLWNLQYAAQVQATADSDHKSD; encoded by the exons ATGTTCCAAGGTGGTACAATGAGACAGTTTTGCTACCTTTATCTTGTTGTTCTTTCATGGTTCTTTTTCATCCCAAACACTTATGGGTTACAAGTTGCTCAGACACAAGCATTATTGCAGCTAAGAGTTCATCTAGAGTATCCCTCTTCTTTACAGATATGGGAATATTACCAGGGGGACCTTTGTACGCTCTCTCCGTCTGCAAACCTGAGCATTAAATGTGAAGATGATGAGGTAACTGAGCTTAAAATTACGGGTGAGAAATCTTTGAAGCCACCACGGTTCAATGGATATGCAGTTCCTAATCACACTCTATCCATGAATTTCTCCATTGATTCCTTTTTCATCACTTTGACAGAGTTGACCACCTTAAGGGTTCTTAGCTTGGTGTCCTTGGGGATTTGGGGGCCACTTCCTGATAAGATTCACAGTTTCACTTTGCTTCAAGTTTTGGACTTGAGTTCCAATTTCTTATTTGGAGCCATTCCACCAAAAATATCCACAATGGTAACGCTTCACACACTGACCCTTGATGACAATTATTTTAACACCACTATGCCCGATTCCTTTGATTCTCTGTCCAATCTGAATATCTTGAGTATGAAGAGCAATGGCTTAAAGGGTTCATTCCCCTCCTCACTGGGAAAAATCAAGACACTTGAAGTTATTTCCTTGTCCCACAATGAGTTGTCTGGTGACCTGCCTGGTCTCAGTTCTCTCACTGGCCTACATGTTCTGGATTTGAGAGAAAACCATTTAGAATCTGAACTACCATTGTTGCCAAAATCTGTGGTCACTGTGCTGCTTAGCAATAACTCATTTTCAGGAGAGATACCTAAGCAGTTTCAAGAACTGGATCAGCTTCAACATCTTGAtctttcttcaaattttctcaGTAAGACACCCCCATCTGCCTTGTTTTCTCTGCCAGAAATAAGTTATTTGAATCTGGCAAGCAATGTGCTAAGTGGGACCTTCCCAGACAAACTTAACTGTGGTAGCAAACTTGGGTTTGTGGATATTTCTCGTAACAAGTTAAGTGGTGGACTTCCTTCTTGCTTGGCGAATACATCTGACAGTAGAGTTGTTAGATATGCTGGAAACTGTCTATCTGTTGACTCTCAGAACCAGCACAGAGGGTCTTATTGCAAAGAATCCACCTCTGGATGGAAAAGCTTCAAGACATGGGAAGTAGCTGTAGTAATGGCCATCATTGTTGTACTTGTTCTTGTGCTTTTGGTTTCTAGCGTCTTCTTATGGAGAAAGTACCATTCCAGAAAGACAACTGGGCAACATAACTCCTCAATAGCAGTTCCGTCAGAGATCCTTGCAAATGCCA GATTTATTTCTCAAACAGTGAAGCTAGGGACACAAACTATTCCAACCTGTCGGCAATTTTCAATAGAGGAGTTGAAGGAAGCCACAAAAAACTTTGATTTGTCGACATATATTGGTCAAGGCTCCATGGGGAAG ATGTACAAAGGTAAACTGGAGAATGGATCCTATGTGGCAATACGGTCTTTGGCTCTGTCAAAGAAATGCTCAATTCAAACTCTCAGAGCTAAATTGGATTTACTCTCAAAACTTCATCATCCAAATTTGGTTAGCCTTTTGGGTCATTGTATTGATGGTGGAGGACAAGATGATTTCAATTCCCATAAACTTCATCTTGTGTATGAGTATGTGCCAAATGGGAATTATCATGCCCATCTCTCAG AATTTTCTGTAGGGAAGGCACTTAAGTGGTCTGATAGATTGGCAATTTTGATTGGAGTTGCAAAGGCAGTGCATTTCTTACATACTGGTGTTATACCTGGCTGCTTTAGTAACCTACTGAAGACAAAAAATGTCTTGCTTGATGAATACCGTTTTCCGAAACTAAGTGACTATGGTATGTCCATCATCatagaagaaattgaaaagtttGAGGTATGTTCCTGGCAATCCAATGTTGCATTTTTACCATTGTTTGACATAATTATGATTGATCCTCAATTCACTTGTTGCCTCTTTTGTGTTGTACAGGCAAAGGGCGAGAAATCAAAGCCATG CCTAAGGACAAAAGCAGATGatgatgtttataattttggatTCATCCTGTTCGAATCACTTGTTGGACCCATAGCATGCGACAGAGGTGAAACATTTTTCCTAAATGAAAAG GCATCGTTTGGGAGTCAAGATGGTAGAAGAAAGATTGTGGATCCTATAGTGTTGACCACTTGCTCTCAAGAGTCTTTATCAATTGCAATATCAATAACAACCAAATGCATTTCTCCAGAATCTTCATTTCGTCCCTCTTTTGAGGATGTCTTATGGAACTTACAGTATGCAGCTCAAGTCCAAGCCACAGCAGATTCAGACCACAAATCAGACTAA